Part of the Nocardia farcinica genome, TTGGCAACTCGATCAACCTGTGCTTTTGCCTCGCGGAATTTGGGAACCCACTCGTCATTTGCTGCCATCAATGCGGCGGCCCGCTCCCGGTATTCGTCTTCGGTCACTTGTCGTCCCGCCTTTCCGTCATCGCCTAGAAACGGTCTTCTATGTTGCGCTCGATGAGCGCGAGTTGATATTCCCGCATCCGACCGCTCTCGGCTATCTGCGTAGTGGTGCATCGGAAGAATCGGTGCAAGAACTCGTCTTCGGTTACCGGCTCCCAGAACGGCGGCGCATCTTTATCGAGCCAGCCGTCCGGGTCCCAGATCACATGCCCTCTCAATGCCGCCCACACCTGGGGCGGAAGCTTGACACTCAATCTCTCAGCCTTTCATATAGCCATGTCCCCAGGACGGCCCGTACACTTCAGGGTCCGTGTCGATGTCGACACCCCGGAAATTCATCCGCATCAGCCGCGCGATTTCCCGCGCGCCCCACTCCGCTTTTGTGATGGGGACCGATGCGACTACTTCGTCGTGTACGGGTAGGCGTAGGTACGGGGTAAACCCGGCGTCGTGTAGGCGGATCAGGCCCCGGCACGTCACGTCCCGCGAAGTGCTCTGGATCATGTAGTTCAGCGCCGAGTACGCCCGGTCTCGGTCGACCGGGAGCCGACGACCGGTCGGCGTGATGATCCGGCCCGTCTGCCGGGCCTCCGCCTGGAGCTTCACCGAGAGGTCCTTTACGCGCGGGTACCGCGCTTCGAATCCCTCGATCACCCGTTTAGCGACCGCGACCGTGATACCGCCTTGCTCAGCGATGTTCCTCGGTCCAGAGCCGTAGACGTAGGCGAAGTTCACCATCTTTCCGATCTTGCGATCCACACCCGACGCGTCGGCGGTCATCTGGTGTAGGTCAGCGTCGGTAGCGAATGCCTCCCTCATCGTCGGGTCACCGGAAAGCGCCGCGAGAACGCGCAATTCCTGAGCCTTGTAGTCGACGGAGACAATCGTTTGTCCCGGGTCCGCGATGAAGCATCGCCGGACCATCCAATCGCCACTAGGAAGCGTCTGGGCCGGAATACCGGTGATCGACATTCGCGCCGTGCGGGCGCGAAGATGGTTGATGCTCGGGTGTACACGCCCGGCGCTGTCCGCGCCGCTCAGGAACCCGTCAATCCAAGTGGTTCGCCACTTCCTTGCCCGCTTGGCTTCAATCACGGCGGCCGCGAGATGGGCGGGACTCCCGATCGGAGGATCGTCGGTTGCAATGGATTCCAGAAGGGCTTTATCCACCTTGCGTTTACCGGTCGTCGTCCGACCGGGAATCTTCACCCCCAGGTCTTCGAGAGCGTCCGCTACTTGCTCCGTGGAGTTGACGGACTCGACTCCGAAGAACGCCAGTGCGTGAAAAGCGGCCTCTTCTTCCTCGGCCCGGAGCCGGGCCGAGAGGCCCTTGGTGTACTCCAGGTCCAACAGGAAGCCGGTCCGCTCCATCTCAGAACAGATTTCGGCTAGTCGGTGCTCGTATTCGATGAGGTGTCGAGACTCGGGCGGGACCATCGGGTCGAGCTTGCGGCACAG contains:
- a CDS encoding DNA polymerase A family protein, encoding MVPPESRHLIEYEHRLAEICSEMERTGFLLDLEYTKGLSARLRAEEEEAAFHALAFFGVESVNSTEQVADALEDLGVKIPGRTTTGKRKVDKALLESIATDDPPIGSPAHLAAAVIEAKRARKWRTTWIDGFLSGADSAGRVHPSINHLRARTARMSITGIPAQTLPSGDWMVRRCFIADPGQTIVSVDYKAQELRVLAALSGDPTMREAFATDADLHQMTADASGVDRKIGKMVNFAYVYGSGPRNIAEQGGITVAVAKRVIEGFEARYPRVKDLSVKLQAEARQTGRIITPTGRRLPVDRDRAYSALNYMIQSTSRDVTCRGLIRLHDAGFTPYLRLPVHDEVVASVPITKAEWGAREIARLMRMNFRGVDIDTDPEVYGPSWGHGYMKG